Proteins encoded together in one Dermacentor variabilis isolate Ectoservices chromosome 2, ASM5094787v1, whole genome shotgun sequence window:
- the LOC142571152 gene encoding uncharacterized protein LOC142571152: protein MIPWNMKTPSGSSGELLLLALLLSAAFSFSRSQIERKPEYAEYQDAWKALKVPGKYYLYMRSYEYEPYYKEKKCVYNELISVNEEEQYTVNDVGDIDPITRAKSNRTAYAWVRATDGYPIPDVIQTSTSPTRDKLVEYPVAFTEYKNCEILRVPHRGNGCELWAKAEEVHKIESLCFFAFHLLCGPGKYMVYDEDLCGGE from the exons ATGATACCTTGGAATATGAAGACTCCCTCAGGAAGCAGTGGGGAACTTTTGCTACTTGCTCTGCTGCTGTCGGCGGCTTTTTCCTTCAGCCGGTCACAAATTGAGCGGAAGCCAGAATATGCGGAATATCAAGACGCGTGGAAG gctCTGAAGGTGCCGGGCAAATACTACCTCTACATGAGGTCATATGAGTACGAGCCTTATTACAAGGAGAAAAAATGCGTTTACAACGAACTCATTTCCGTCAACGAAGAAGAACAGTACACCGTCAACGACGTTGGAGATATCGATCCCATTACTCGGGCAAA GAGCAACCGAACAGCATACGCATGGGTTCGGGCGACTGATGGATATCCCATTCCTGACGTCATCCAGACGTCCACTTCACCCA CGCGAGATAAACTTGTGGAGTATCCCGTCGCCTTTACGGAGTACAAGAACTGTGAAATCCTGAGGGTTCCGCACCGAGGTAATG gcTGCGAACTATGGGCGAAAGCGGAAGAAGTACACAAAATTGAGTCACTTTGTTTCTTTGCATTCCACTTGCTTTGTGGACCAGGGAAGTACATGGTTTACGACGAAGATCTGTGTGGAGGAGAATAA